Proteins encoded by one window of Desulfatiglans sp.:
- a CDS encoding OFA family MFS transporter, with translation MFNYEFLKKEHTIAGPGFNRWMVPPAALAIHLCIGMAYGFSVFWLPLSQVIGITAPVAAPADMSYIARVFSSSYDWPVSMVNIMYTLFFVFLGISAAIWGQWLETAGPRKAGFASTICWCGGLIISAIGVKLHQVWMLWIGSGVIGGIGLGLGYISPVSTLIKWFPDKRGMATGMAIMGFGGGAMIGAPLADTLMNFFSSRSVDAAGIPTSVGVWETFLTLAVIYFIYMIMGAMAYRVPPTGWTPKGWKPSAATTNNTMITKNHVHVSRAWKTPQFWFLWLVLCLNVSAGIGIIGMASPLLQEVFGGKLLGLNLHFNELDAAQKIQIAAIAAGFTGLLSVFNISGRFIWASFSDVIGRKVTFAIFFILGFALYALSPTFGRVGILALFVSAFCICVSMYGGGFATIPAYLADIFGTQMVGAIHGRLLTAWSTAGILGPVLVTTIREYQLARGVPTYQAYNVTLYILACLLVIGLICNLLVRPVNPKHYMTQEELDKVKLVAQKSTEKASAGNRVDMGDIGAGSHKVKIAFAWIAVVIPLIYGFYNTVMKAIVLFQ, from the coding sequence ATGTTTAATTATGAATTCTTAAAAAAGGAGCACACCATTGCGGGTCCTGGTTTCAACCGCTGGATGGTTCCTCCTGCGGCACTGGCCATCCATTTGTGCATAGGAATGGCATATGGGTTTTCTGTATTCTGGCTTCCCCTCTCACAGGTAATAGGCATAACTGCCCCGGTAGCTGCCCCGGCAGACATGAGTTATATTGCCAGGGTATTTTCATCATCCTATGACTGGCCTGTTTCCATGGTCAACATAATGTACACACTGTTTTTCGTATTCCTGGGTATTTCTGCCGCCATATGGGGACAATGGCTTGAAACAGCAGGGCCACGCAAGGCAGGTTTTGCTTCAACAATATGCTGGTGCGGTGGTCTTATAATATCAGCAATCGGTGTAAAACTTCACCAGGTATGGATGCTCTGGATAGGTTCAGGTGTTATAGGCGGTATTGGTCTCGGGCTTGGGTATATCTCACCTGTCTCCACGCTGATAAAATGGTTCCCTGATAAGCGTGGTATGGCCACAGGAATGGCGATCATGGGCTTTGGCGGAGGCGCAATGATAGGTGCACCTCTTGCTGATACACTTATGAACTTTTTTTCCTCAAGGTCAGTCGATGCAGCCGGAATCCCGACCTCCGTTGGCGTATGGGAGACATTCCTGACCCTTGCTGTTATATATTTTATATATATGATTATGGGTGCTATGGCCTACAGGGTCCCTCCGACCGGATGGACGCCAAAAGGGTGGAAACCCTCTGCTGCGACTACAAATAACACCATGATTACAAAAAACCATGTCCATGTCAGCAGGGCATGGAAAACGCCTCAGTTCTGGTTTTTGTGGCTGGTTTTATGCCTTAATGTATCAGCCGGTATCGGTATCATCGGTATGGCATCTCCTCTTTTGCAGGAGGTTTTTGGTGGAAAGCTGCTCGGTCTCAATCTGCACTTTAATGAACTTGATGCAGCCCAGAAAATACAGATAGCTGCAATTGCTGCAGGATTTACAGGGCTTTTATCTGTATTCAATATATCCGGCCGTTTTATCTGGGCATCATTTTCAGATGTAATAGGACGTAAAGTAACCTTTGCTATTTTTTTCATACTGGGATTTGCATTATATGCACTCTCTCCAACTTTTGGCAGGGTAGGCATACTTGCTCTGTTTGTCAGCGCTTTCTGTATATGCGTGTCTATGTATGGCGGAGGATTTGCCACAATACCTGCATATCTGGCTGATATCTTCGGCACCCAGATGGTAGGGGCTATTCACGGACGCCTCCTTACCGCATGGTCTACCGCTGGTATCTTAGGCCCGGTGCTGGTGACCACCATACGTGAATACCAGCTTGCCAGGGGAGTTCCTACCTATCAGGCATATAATGTAACACTTTATATCCTTGCATGCCTTCTTGTTATAGGGCTTATCTGCAACCTGCTTGTTCGTCCTGTTAACCCGAAGCATTACATGACACAGGAAGAGCTGGATAAGGTTAAGCTTGTTGCCCAAAAATCAACAGAAAAGGCAAGCGCTGGAAACCGTGTTGACATGGGAGATATTGGTGCCGGAAGCCACAAGGTAAAGATTGCATTTGCATGGATTGCTGTTGTTATTCCTCTGATATATGGTTTTTATAATACTGTAATGAAGGCAATAGTATTGTTTCAGTAA
- the eno gene encoding phosphopyruvate hydratase produces MGSKINNVNAMEILDSRGNPTIKVFVSLENKLIASASVPSGASTGENEAVELRDGDKKRYGGKGVLKAVKNVNEVIAPHIIGMEPSHQTQIDRMLIGLDGTPNKGKLGANAILGVSMAVSRAAAAEAGLPLYIYLGGPGAFRIPMPMMNILNGGKHADNSVDFQEFMVAPVGAPSFAEALRYGAETFHALKSILKKKGYNTSVGDEGGFAPNLKSNDEACEVIVEAIKAAGYQPGKDIAIALDPAASSFFEKGSYNLAKSGQGIKSSSEMTALYRSWTDKYPIISIEDGLDENDWQGFKEHTASLGSRVQIVGDDLYVTNTRFIERGIQETSTNAVLIKLNQIGTVTETIEAIQLCRKAGWGYVISHRSGETEDHFISDFAVAMGGGQIKTGSLCRSERIAKYNRLMEIEMELGKAALFNNPLK; encoded by the coding sequence ATGGGCAGTAAAATAAATAATGTTAACGCAATGGAGATTCTTGATTCACGAGGAAACCCTACAATAAAGGTGTTTGTTTCTCTTGAAAATAAATTAATTGCTTCGGCCTCTGTTCCATCAGGCGCCTCTACAGGCGAGAACGAGGCGGTTGAACTCCGTGATGGCGATAAAAAACGTTACGGAGGTAAGGGGGTCTTAAAGGCTGTAAAAAATGTTAATGAGGTTATAGCGCCTCATATTATTGGGATGGAGCCATCTCACCAGACCCAGATAGACCGGATGTTGATTGGCCTGGATGGCACACCCAACAAGGGCAAGCTGGGAGCAAATGCCATCCTCGGCGTTTCAATGGCGGTTTCACGCGCCGCTGCTGCTGAGGCTGGGCTCCCGCTCTACATTTATCTCGGAGGTCCAGGGGCATTCAGGATTCCCATGCCAATGATGAATATCCTTAATGGCGGAAAGCATGCAGATAACAGCGTGGACTTTCAGGAATTCATGGTTGCGCCTGTTGGCGCCCCAAGTTTCGCAGAGGCCCTGCGTTACGGCGCAGAGACTTTCCATGCACTCAAATCAATCCTTAAAAAGAAGGGATACAATACAAGCGTGGGCGATGAGGGAGGGTTTGCGCCTAACCTTAAAAGCAATGATGAGGCATGCGAAGTTATTGTAGAGGCCATAAAGGCGGCAGGCTACCAGCCCGGAAAGGATATTGCCATTGCCCTTGACCCTGCTGCAAGCTCATTTTTTGAAAAGGGTTCTTATAATCTTGCAAAGTCGGGTCAGGGGATAAAAAGCAGCTCTGAGATGACTGCCCTTTATCGATCCTGGACAGATAAGTACCCAATAATTTCCATAGAAGACGGCCTTGATGAAAATGACTGGCAGGGATTCAAGGAGCATACAGCATCTCTTGGAAGCAGGGTTCAGATCGTTGGAGACGATCTGTATGTGACCAATACAAGATTTATTGAGCGCGGCATTCAGGAAACCTCTACCAATGCTGTTCTGATCAAGCTGAATCAGATCGGGACTGTAACTGAAACCATTGAGGCTATACAGCTCTGTAGAAAAGCGGGGTGGGGTTATGTAATCTCTCATCGTTCAGGCGAGACAGAAGACCATTTTATCTCTGACTTTGCCGTGGCTATGGGCGGAGGCCAGATAAAAACAGGCTCTCTCTGCCGCAGTGAACGCATAGCCAAATACAACAGGTTGATGGAAATAGAAATGGAACTGGGAAAGGCCGCCCTGTTTAATAACCCGCTGAAATGA
- a CDS encoding MFS transporter: MDDISLCKRKWCNRNVVAFGLTSFLSDFCHEMATSILPQFMQAIGVTRVVALLYLLRNVVYTIASYPIGALSSRFTRSRYLATGYGVAVITFAGFTFVVGSIWWFIIFFSLAGIFIAWEDTVEGIAVRDYVDDTIAGTAYGILGVVNGFGDFTSSLIVGILWTAVGASWGFAYAFIVCIAGVLAMARVSSLEKADHDL, encoded by the coding sequence ATGGATGATATCTCTTTATGCAAAAGAAAATGGTGTAATCGAAATGTGGTTGCATTCGGGCTTACCAGTTTCCTGAGTGATTTCTGCCACGAAATGGCGACATCCATCCTCCCGCAATTCATGCAGGCTATAGGGGTCACAAGAGTGGTAGCTCTCTTATATCTCCTGCGTAATGTTGTTTACACTATTGCCTCCTATCCCATTGGCGCACTGAGCAGCCGCTTTACAAGGTCCCGCTATCTGGCAACAGGGTATGGCGTAGCGGTGATAACCTTTGCCGGTTTCACCTTTGTTGTAGGCTCCATCTGGTGGTTTATCATCTTTTTCAGCCTTGCGGGTATCTTCATAGCATGGGAGGATACGGTGGAAGGTATAGCGGTAAGGGATTATGTTGATGACACCATTGCCGGGACTGCCTATGGCATATTAGGTGTGGTGAACGGGTTTGGTGATTTTACTTCAAGCCTCATTGTAGGCATACTCTGGACAGCGGTTGGCGCATCATGGGGGTTTGCATATGCCTTTATCGTCTGCATTGCAGGTGTGCTGGCAATGGCGCGAGTTTCTTCATTAGAAAAAGCTGATCATGACTTATAA
- a CDS encoding CBS domain-containing protein: MLNYRAIEIFTSEEARYLKKPLSDAVMQYIKELKIAARCIITRGVAGCYENGELTTTRLEILSFNLPVRIYIILPAAETDRVLNGLNEMVTDGIITLHEMSVISHRTRKSFFPRQLLVRDVMTNSPRYVTADTSLSDATRLLLSYVFTGLPVIDEKKRPIGMVTQGDLIYKGGLPVRLGLLKESDNNCRESLINRLCSRYVSEIMTTPVITISADKLLTEAVELMENKKVKRLPVTDSEGSLVGMLSRIDIFHTVMREAPDWNTFKAQKIEVQHLKHVRDILRRDTQTVLAKTTLDEVIRIIGLNDIQRVAVVDEQEKLLGLISDRDLLRYFKPDQEKIWHLLTKIKQTFKPDAAKTGTLQQQLTKTTAEAVMTKKLITVDDEMLIEDAIRLMVEKGLKRLPVIDSEGRFKGMISRDSLLRTGF; encoded by the coding sequence ATGCTCAATTACAGGGCTATTGAAATCTTTACAAGCGAGGAGGCCCGTTACCTTAAGAAGCCTTTGTCTGACGCGGTTATGCAGTATATCAAGGAGCTCAAGATTGCTGCCCGGTGCATTATCACACGTGGTGTAGCAGGGTGTTATGAAAATGGTGAGTTGACAACCACTCGGCTTGAAATCCTTTCATTCAACCTGCCTGTTCGAATTTATATAATCCTTCCAGCAGCTGAAACAGACCGCGTATTAAACGGGCTCAATGAAATGGTCACAGATGGAATCATAACCCTGCATGAAATGAGCGTTATCAGCCATAGGACACGCAAATCATTTTTCCCCAGGCAATTATTAGTCCGTGATGTTATGACAAATTCCCCCAGATATGTTACTGCCGATACATCATTAAGTGATGCAACACGTTTATTGCTTTCTTATGTCTTCACGGGCCTGCCGGTAATCGATGAGAAAAAGAGGCCAATAGGTATGGTCACCCAGGGAGACCTAATCTACAAGGGCGGATTACCCGTGAGGTTGGGGCTGTTAAAGGAATCAGACAATAACTGCCGGGAATCATTGATCAACCGACTTTGTTCACGATATGTCTCAGAAATAATGACTACCCCTGTGATCACTATCTCAGCAGATAAACTCCTTACTGAAGCGGTAGAATTAATGGAAAACAAAAAGGTAAAACGCCTGCCAGTTACTGATTCTGAAGGTTCACTTGTTGGGATGTTGTCACGGATCGATATTTTTCACACTGTTATGCGTGAGGCCCCTGACTGGAATACCTTTAAGGCCCAAAAAATAGAGGTACAACACCTGAAGCATGTAAGAGATATCCTGCGCCGGGATACACAGACAGTATTAGCCAAAACAACCCTGGATGAGGTGATTCGAATTATAGGCCTCAATGATATCCAGAGGGTGGCGGTGGTCGATGAGCAGGAAAAGCTTCTGGGTTTGATCTCTGACCGGGATTTATTGCGGTATTTCAAACCGGATCAGGAAAAGATCTGGCATCTTTTAACCAAAATAAAGCAGACTTTTAAACCGGATGCTGCCAAGACAGGGACCCTACAACAGCAATTGACAAAAACCACTGCTGAGGCGGTCATGACAAAAAAACTGATCACTGTTGATGATGAGATGCTGATCGAAGATGCCATCAGGCTGATGGTTGAAAAGGGATTAAAAAGATTGCCGGTTATAGATTCAGAAGGCAGGTTTAAGGGTATGATCAGCCGGGATTCTTTGCTGCGCACCGGTTTTTGA
- the crcB gene encoding fluoride efflux transporter CrcB: protein MVKNLIIIMLGGSLGAVCRYLIGLMAAKTWGVNFPWGTLIVNMAGCFLIGLIFALAESVRLLTPSVRLFLITGFLGALTTFSSFSLETTNAVRAGLTIQPIMNIMINNLGGFGLTFLGYWLGSLK from the coding sequence ATGGTTAAAAATCTTATAATCATTATGTTGGGAGGCAGCCTGGGAGCGGTATGCCGGTACCTGATCGGGCTAATGGCTGCTAAGACATGGGGAGTGAACTTCCCATGGGGTACACTTATTGTGAATATGGCAGGCTGTTTTTTAATAGGGCTGATTTTTGCCCTTGCAGAGAGTGTCCGCTTACTTACCCCGAGCGTTCGTCTTTTTCTTATCACCGGGTTTTTGGGTGCGCTGACCACATTTTCCTCTTTTTCACTGGAAACAACAAATGCTGTCCGTGCTGGTCTTACGATTCAACCCATTATGAATATCATGATAAATAATCTGGGTGGTTTTGGATTAACCTTTCTTGGTTATTGGCTTGGAAGCCTTAAATAA